A part of Curtobacterium sp. MCLR17_036 genomic DNA contains:
- a CDS encoding glycoside hydrolase family 3 N-terminal domain-containing protein codes for MSTTAPTAATDGRPDGAPAYTDPSLPTADRVADLLARMTVEEKVGQMLQLDARDDLRDHVLRRNVGSVLHTSPERILEANRLTAETRLRIPLLVGEDCIHGHSFWPGATIYPTQLGMAASWDTELVERVARATAREVAATGVHWTFSPVLCIARDLRWGRISETFGEDPFLIGELASAMVRGYQGDGLDDPTAILATAKHFAGYSETQGGRDASEADISRRKLRSWFLPPFERVAREGCRTFMLGYQSTDGVPITVNDWLLNEVLRGEWGWTGTLITDWDNVGRMVWEQQVQPDHAHAAAAAVRAGNDMVMTTPAFFEGALEAVERGMLDTDAFDAAVARILTLKFDLGLFEDPRLPAADLDDRIGTDEHAALNLDVARRSIVLLENDGTLPLDGSAPLRVAVVGPLADDAQTQLGDWAGGSGQAGWLDGQPRSMITTVLDGLRGIGTWDVRHAVGAEILSLEQDPQGATFPDGQPRPPVVVPAPSDPALLAEAVRAAEDSDVVVAVVGDRIELVGEGRSTATLDLIGGQVALLDALIATGKPVVVVLLASKPLVLPPSVADAAAVVWAANPGMLGGRALAELLAGRVEPSGRLPISFARHVGQQPTYYNQIRGQHGDRYADLTQEPAWVFGEGRSYTTVEYTDLAVVDPELGPDDTVVAEVTVRNTGARPTRETVQLYVRDAVTSVSWADRELKAFRQVDVAPGAEVRVRLELPVADCSIVDAAGVRRVEPGAFEVLVGPSSRPSALQAARFTVTG; via the coding sequence ATGAGCACCACCGCACCCACCGCCGCGACCGACGGGCGGCCGGACGGCGCGCCGGCCTACACCGACCCGTCCCTGCCGACCGCCGACCGCGTCGCCGACCTGCTCGCCCGGATGACCGTGGAGGAGAAGGTCGGGCAGATGCTGCAGCTCGACGCCCGCGACGACCTGCGCGACCACGTCCTGCGGCGGAACGTCGGCTCCGTCCTGCACACCTCGCCGGAACGCATCCTCGAGGCCAACCGGCTCACCGCCGAGACGCGCCTGCGGATCCCGCTGCTCGTCGGCGAGGACTGCATCCACGGGCACTCGTTCTGGCCGGGCGCGACGATCTACCCGACCCAGCTCGGCATGGCCGCGTCGTGGGACACGGAGCTCGTCGAGCGGGTGGCGCGTGCCACCGCCCGCGAGGTCGCCGCCACCGGCGTGCACTGGACCTTCTCGCCGGTGCTCTGCATCGCCCGGGACCTGCGGTGGGGGCGCATCAGCGAGACCTTCGGCGAGGACCCGTTCCTGATCGGCGAGCTCGCCAGCGCGATGGTGCGCGGGTACCAGGGCGACGGTCTCGACGACCCGACCGCGATCCTCGCCACGGCGAAGCACTTCGCCGGCTACTCGGAGACGCAGGGCGGCCGGGACGCCAGCGAGGCCGACATCTCGCGCCGCAAGCTCCGCAGCTGGTTCCTGCCGCCGTTCGAACGCGTCGCCCGCGAGGGCTGCCGGACGTTCATGCTCGGGTACCAGAGCACCGACGGCGTCCCGATCACCGTGAACGACTGGCTGCTCAACGAGGTGCTGCGCGGGGAGTGGGGCTGGACGGGCACCCTGATCACCGACTGGGACAACGTCGGCCGCATGGTCTGGGAGCAGCAGGTCCAGCCGGACCACGCCCACGCAGCCGCCGCCGCGGTGCGCGCCGGCAACGACATGGTGATGACCACGCCCGCGTTCTTCGAGGGAGCCCTCGAGGCGGTCGAGCGCGGCATGCTCGACACCGACGCGTTCGACGCCGCCGTGGCGCGCATCCTCACCCTCAAGTTCGACCTGGGCCTGTTCGAGGACCCGCGGCTGCCCGCCGCCGACCTCGACGATCGCATCGGGACCGACGAGCACGCGGCCCTCAACCTCGACGTCGCGCGCCGGTCGATCGTGCTGCTCGAGAACGACGGCACGCTGCCCCTGGACGGGTCGGCGCCGCTCCGGGTCGCGGTCGTCGGACCGCTCGCCGACGACGCGCAGACGCAGCTCGGCGACTGGGCCGGCGGGTCCGGTCAGGCGGGCTGGCTCGACGGCCAGCCGCGGTCGATGATCACCACGGTGCTCGACGGTCTGCGCGGGATCGGGACGTGGGACGTCCGCCACGCGGTCGGTGCCGAGATCCTGAGCCTCGAGCAGGATCCGCAGGGGGCGACGTTCCCGGACGGGCAGCCCCGGCCGCCGGTCGTCGTGCCGGCTCCGTCCGACCCGGCGCTGCTCGCCGAGGCCGTCCGCGCCGCCGAGGACTCGGACGTCGTCGTCGCCGTGGTCGGCGACCGCATCGAGCTCGTCGGCGAGGGGCGCTCCACCGCCACGCTCGACCTGATCGGCGGCCAGGTCGCGCTCCTGGACGCCCTCATCGCGACGGGGAAGCCCGTCGTGGTGGTGCTGCTCGCCTCGAAGCCGCTCGTGCTGCCGCCGTCGGTGGCGGACGCCGCCGCGGTCGTCTGGGCGGCGAACCCCGGCATGCTCGGTGGCCGGGCGCTCGCCGAGCTGCTGGCCGGCCGGGTCGAGCCCTCGGGGCGCCTGCCGATCTCGTTCGCCCGGCACGTCGGGCAGCAGCCGACGTACTACAACCAGATCCGCGGGCAGCACGGCGACCGGTACGCCGACCTGACCCAGGAGCCGGCGTGGGTCTTCGGCGAGGGCCGTTCGTACACCACCGTCGAGTACACCGACCTGGCCGTCGTCGACCCCGAGCTCGGTCCGGACGACACCGTCGTGGCCGAGGTCACCGTCCGGAACACCGGCGCGCGGCCGACCCGCGAGACGGTCCAGCTCTACGTCCGCGACGCGGTCACGAGCGTCAGCTGGGCGGACCGCGAGCTCAAGGCGTTCCGGCAGGTGGACGTCGCCCCCGGCGCCGAGGTGCGGGTGCGGCTCGAGCTGCCGGTCGCGGACTGCTCGATCGTCGACGCCGCGGGCGTTCGCCGGGTCGAGCCCGGTGCCTTCGAGGTGC